A single Deinococcus sp. Leaf326 DNA region contains:
- a CDS encoding serine/threonine-protein kinase, which produces MTQPDRTPPGYRLLRLLGQGKTSQVHLALDDRGREVALKLPHPATLGEQEAAERFGNEVRLTLKFRHPRILRGYSGTAFGPQAYLSLQYYASGPLSETLTLTPQALDWAARLRVLADIASGLTYLHAIGAVHQDVKPQNVYLDPAGRAALGDLGSSYFVAQGGPVSGSPFYMAPEIYHGEASSSASDVYSLGILSYELLSGQRPFLGQSYEELMVAHLTRFPQPLSQVAPELPRAAARLIERAMAKRVPDRPSADDLRRVLLLALGETPADEQIETSAAPAPTAPAPPPGRHGPLGRAAPAPAAEPEAVDPPASAPAPRWSLFKRRK; this is translated from the coding sequence TTGACCCAACCCGACCGTACCCCACCCGGTTACCGCCTGCTGCGCCTGCTCGGGCAGGGCAAGACCTCGCAGGTCCACCTGGCGCTCGACGACCGCGGCCGCGAGGTGGCCCTCAAGCTGCCGCACCCCGCGACGCTGGGCGAGCAGGAGGCGGCCGAGCGGTTCGGTAACGAGGTCCGCCTGACCCTGAAATTCCGCCACCCCCGCATCCTGCGCGGGTATTCGGGCACGGCCTTTGGGCCGCAGGCCTACCTGTCGCTGCAGTATTACGCCAGCGGTCCCCTCAGCGAGACCTTAACTCTCACCCCGCAGGCCCTGGACTGGGCGGCGCGGCTGCGCGTTCTGGCCGACATCGCCTCGGGCCTGACCTACCTGCACGCCATCGGGGCCGTGCATCAGGACGTCAAGCCGCAGAACGTGTACCTCGATCCGGCGGGCCGCGCGGCGCTGGGCGACCTGGGCAGTTCGTATTTCGTGGCGCAGGGGGGACCGGTCAGCGGCAGCCCGTTCTACATGGCGCCCGAGATCTACCACGGCGAAGCGAGCAGCAGCGCCAGCGACGTGTACAGCCTGGGGATTCTGAGCTACGAGCTGCTCAGCGGCCAGCGGCCCTTTCTGGGACAGAGCTACGAGGAACTGATGGTGGCGCACCTGACCCGCTTTCCGCAGCCGCTGTCGCAGGTGGCCCCCGAGCTGCCGCGCGCGGCCGCCCGCCTGATCGAGCGGGCCATGGCCAAGCGGGTTCCCGACCGCCCCAGCGCCGACGACCTGCGCCGTGTCCTGTTGCTGGCCCTGGGCGAAACCCCTGCCGACGAACAGATCGAGACCTCCGCTGCTCCGGCCCCCACCGCGCCCGCCCCGCCGCCCGGCCGCCACGGGCCACTGGGCCGGGCCGCTCCGGCGCCCGCCGCCGAGCCGGAGGCGGTGGACCCGCCAGCCTCGGCGCCCGCGCCGCGCTGGAGCCTGTTCAAGCGCCGGAAGTAG
- a CDS encoding N-acetyltransferase: protein MTPFTLRAFNVPDDLPATARVLNAADPGWPVTAEQLRHEHETRDPALYFTQVIAEQGGEVVGVGGLGHDNFSFEDWRYWGRLAVAPEARGQGVGAAIYAELLRRVQARGARELRTMLSDLPHDRPGVAFLTARGFSPVWDRYESSVHTADLDLEAFSPLLSAVAAQGIELRSLAELRSDPERDRQLHELDWLLFQDVPMGTALTRRPLEQWVQDELGDPTLRPELSFVAVDPARHDPLTGPYVGYSTIGWNPAGDYGYIGMTGVLREYRGRGLAKALKVAAMRALHAVGGGQIKTFNDAPNQAMIAMNEALGFRRTATRTRYELRLDPAQAVDSGV, encoded by the coding sequence ATGACTCCCTTCACGCTGCGCGCCTTCAATGTTCCCGACGACCTCCCCGCCACCGCGCGCGTCCTGAACGCGGCCGATCCGGGCTGGCCGGTGACGGCCGAGCAGCTCCGGCATGAGCACGAGACCCGGGATCCCGCCCTCTACTTCACCCAGGTGATCGCCGAGCAGGGCGGGGAGGTCGTCGGGGTAGGTGGCCTTGGGCACGACAACTTCTCCTTCGAAGACTGGCGCTACTGGGGCCGCCTCGCCGTCGCCCCGGAGGCGCGCGGCCAGGGCGTCGGCGCGGCGATCTACGCAGAACTGCTGCGGCGCGTGCAGGCGCGCGGCGCGCGTGAACTGCGGACCATGCTCAGCGACCTGCCCCACGACCGCCCCGGCGTGGCGTTCCTGACCGCGCGCGGCTTCTCTCCGGTCTGGGACCGGTACGAGTCGAGCGTGCACACGGCGGACCTCGACCTGGAGGCGTTCAGTCCCCTCCTGAGCGCGGTGGCCGCCCAGGGCATCGAGCTGCGTTCCCTGGCCGAGCTGCGCAGCGACCCGGAGCGCGACCGCCAGCTGCATGAACTCGACTGGCTGCTGTTTCAGGACGTTCCGATGGGCACGGCGCTCACCCGCCGGCCGCTGGAGCAGTGGGTGCAGGACGAGCTCGGCGACCCGACCCTGCGCCCGGAACTTTCCTTCGTGGCTGTGGACCCGGCGCGTCACGATCCCCTCACCGGCCCCTACGTCGGCTACAGCACCATCGGCTGGAATCCGGCCGGCGACTACGGCTACATCGGCATGACGGGCGTGTTGCGCGAATACCGGGGACGCGGACTGGCCAAGGCCCTGAAGGTCGCGGCCATGCGGGCCCTGCACGCGGTGGGCGGCGGCCAGATCAAGACCTTCAACGACGCCCCCAACCAGGCCATGATCGCCATGAACGAGGCGCTCGGTTTCCGGCGCACCGCGACGCGCACCCGCTACGAACTCCGGCTGGACCCCGCCCAGGCCGTAGACTCCGGCGTATGA
- a CDS encoding PIG-L deacetylase family protein produces the protein MTASAPLKLLLILPHPDDEVYGASGTLMTYLQDGHACGLVTLTRGEAGRTLGLCDGPEELARMRDVELAACLEVIGLTVHEQHAFPDKYLQREPLEPLIEVAREAMVRWRPETVLAFPPNGSNGHPDHVTAHRAVKAAWDSLPEGERPRLWYYSSDTPPENEELRAAWIAPNVRHDVSAHVTRKLQAIACHRSQALSTVDFIRKFPERISTETFYEVGLD, from the coding sequence ATGACCGCCTCCGCGCCTCTGAAACTCCTGCTGATCCTGCCCCACCCCGACGACGAGGTGTACGGCGCTTCGGGCACCCTGATGACCTACCTGCAAGACGGCCACGCCTGCGGCCTCGTCACCCTGACCCGCGGCGAGGCGGGCCGCACCCTGGGCCTGTGCGACGGTCCCGAGGAGCTGGCCCGAATGCGCGACGTCGAGCTCGCCGCCTGCCTGGAAGTGATCGGGCTGACCGTCCACGAGCAGCACGCCTTTCCCGACAAGTACCTGCAGCGCGAGCCGCTGGAACCGCTGATCGAGGTGGCGCGCGAGGCGATGGTGCGCTGGCGGCCCGAGACGGTGTTGGCCTTTCCGCCCAACGGCAGCAACGGACACCCCGACCACGTCACGGCCCACCGCGCCGTGAAGGCCGCCTGGGACAGCCTGCCGGAGGGCGAGCGGCCCCGGCTGTGGTACTACTCCAGCGACACGCCACCCGAGAACGAGGAGCTACGCGCCGCCTGGATCGCGCCGAACGTGCGCCATGACGTGAGCGCGCACGTGACACGCAAGCTCCAGGCCATCGCCTGCCACCGCTCGCAGGCACTGAGCACGGTGGACTTCATCCGCAAGTTTCCTGAGCGCATCAGCACCGAGACGTTCTACGAGGTCGGGCTGGACTGA
- a CDS encoding ExeM/NucH family extracellular endonuclease, with amino-acid sequence MSTTRSALRPAPSLLLLGLLALSACGQPAAQTPTSGQTPVAQTPVQPLRSLGLYELKVNGLGTQNLQATMERAGGLSAQASEVGGLSFVPYSAVNLVDSTKKVVHMTASFTVTNNSGTAVALPTYVPVDTDGSYATEGETPFLRVRTRTGQPASTAGLKPERSYQQSGAAIQEDPNATPLLSGLDTGALDLNLPAGTTAPGISHQGWQATRLEAGASQVVNFAVTVPIQGSEIGDSDPFSFSMLVAAADSPATAQLANVASVQGKTPSGDAGSTLAGQPATVEGVITADFRTTTQQGFYVQEEGIDADGDPTTSDGVFVYCGTNCAAVSSLTIGVGDRVRVTGTVGEFVTVTQLTVGAGGAAFVKAGVGVPAATALSLPLSVADRERYEGMRVMVSGVVTNNFTLGRGASFDIADSRIPTFTQVNAPSVTGNAAYAAEVRNRYIRIDDGSRAQNPDPEIFARGGQPLSAANTLRGGDTVTATGVLSYGNDGWTGSGSLDTYRIHATAQNVQVQPTNARSDVPDAVGGSLRVGSMNVLNYFTSLVTSNDGCTPNGTDSANSRGANNCVEFLRQRTKTVKAILGLNPDVLGLLEMQNDFDKGANSSVANLVGALNAEVGAGTYAYINPGAKVGTDAISVAMIYKPASVSPVGQLAKLDNSYDPSYLDNCSRPTLAQTFQSNANGGRFTAVMLHLKSKGSACGALGDADQNDGQGAAYRAREQAATVLGRWLATNPTGIQEDDRILMGDYNAYEMETPLSILANAGYGNLFASSAYSYQFDGQWGSLDHALASASLKAQVTGQTKWHINADEPTVLDYNTEFKTANQIGSYYAPTPFRGSDHDPVLVGLNLTAQAPIASATSTALSASPASLSVTSGGPAASSTVTASTQNYSGGNLTVSTGNAAGLTVTAPATTAPNGTFTVTVTAPAGTATGTYPVTVTTAGDGGTPSSSLTINVNVSRPTAATVNHLVISQVYSGGGNTGATLKNDFVELFNPTNGALSTTGLFLQYASTTGSFNATAGNSNNLALPAATIQPGAYYLVQMAAGNGGTQNLPTPDASGNAAMGAAGGKVALVNTLGTLSGPTDNSVVDFVGWGSANGFEGSGAAPATKTDATITTAVLRAQSGCTDTDQNGSDFAVAAPSPRNSASPVTICN; translated from the coding sequence ATGTCCACGACCCGATCTGCTCTGCGACCCGCTCCTTCCCTCCTGCTGCTGGGTCTGCTGGCCCTGAGCGCCTGCGGCCAGCCCGCTGCCCAGACCCCCACCTCCGGCCAGACGCCGGTGGCCCAGACCCCGGTTCAGCCCCTGCGCTCGCTGGGCCTGTACGAACTGAAGGTCAACGGTCTGGGGACCCAGAACCTCCAGGCGACCATGGAGCGTGCCGGCGGCCTCTCGGCGCAGGCCAGTGAGGTCGGCGGCCTGAGCTTCGTGCCCTACAGCGCGGTCAATCTCGTGGACAGCACGAAGAAGGTCGTGCACATGACGGCCTCCTTCACGGTGACGAACAACAGCGGGACGGCCGTCGCCCTGCCCACCTACGTGCCGGTGGACACCGACGGCAGCTACGCCACCGAGGGCGAGACGCCCTTCCTGCGGGTGCGCACGCGCACGGGGCAGCCTGCGAGTACGGCCGGCCTGAAGCCCGAGCGGTCCTACCAGCAGTCGGGCGCGGCCATTCAGGAGGACCCCAACGCCACTCCGCTGCTGAGCGGTCTGGACACCGGCGCGCTGGACCTGAACCTCCCCGCCGGCACCACCGCCCCCGGCATCAGCCATCAGGGCTGGCAGGCCACGCGCCTGGAGGCCGGGGCTTCGCAGGTCGTGAACTTCGCCGTCACCGTGCCGATTCAGGGCAGCGAGATCGGCGACAGCGATCCGTTCAGCTTCAGCATGCTCGTCGCGGCGGCCGACAGCCCGGCGACCGCGCAGCTCGCCAACGTCGCCTCGGTGCAGGGCAAGACGCCCAGCGGCGACGCGGGGTCCACCCTGGCCGGGCAGCCGGCGACCGTCGAAGGGGTCATCACGGCCGACTTCCGCACGACGACGCAGCAGGGTTTCTACGTGCAGGAAGAGGGCATCGACGCGGACGGCGACCCCACGACCAGCGACGGCGTGTTCGTGTACTGCGGGACCAACTGCGCGGCCGTGAGCAGCTTGACCATCGGCGTGGGCGACCGCGTACGCGTGACCGGCACGGTAGGCGAGTTCGTCACGGTAACGCAGCTCACGGTGGGCGCGGGCGGCGCCGCATTCGTGAAGGCCGGGGTGGGTGTGCCTGCGGCGACGGCCCTGAGCCTGCCCCTGAGTGTCGCCGACCGCGAACGCTACGAGGGAATGCGGGTCATGGTCAGTGGCGTGGTGACCAACAACTTCACTCTGGGCCGCGGCGCGAGCTTCGACATTGCGGACAGCCGGATTCCGACCTTCACGCAGGTGAACGCCCCGAGCGTGACCGGCAACGCCGCCTACGCGGCCGAGGTCAGGAACCGGTATATCCGCATTGACGACGGCAGCCGGGCGCAGAACCCCGACCCGGAGATCTTCGCGCGCGGCGGCCAGCCCCTGAGCGCGGCCAACACCCTGCGCGGCGGCGATACCGTAACTGCGACCGGCGTGCTGAGCTACGGCAACGACGGCTGGACCGGCAGCGGCAGCCTCGATACCTACCGCATCCACGCCACGGCGCAGAACGTGCAGGTGCAGCCCACCAACGCCCGCAGCGACGTGCCCGACGCGGTCGGCGGCAGCCTGCGGGTCGGCAGCATGAACGTCCTGAACTACTTCACGTCGCTCGTGACCTCCAACGACGGCTGTACCCCCAACGGCACGGACAGTGCCAATTCGCGCGGCGCGAACAACTGCGTAGAGTTCCTGCGCCAGCGCACCAAGACCGTCAAGGCCATCCTGGGTCTGAACCCTGACGTGCTGGGCCTGCTGGAGATGCAGAACGACTTCGACAAGGGTGCCAACAGCTCGGTCGCCAACCTCGTCGGGGCCCTGAACGCTGAGGTGGGGGCGGGCACCTACGCCTATATCAACCCCGGCGCGAAGGTTGGCACCGACGCGATCTCGGTCGCCATGATCTACAAGCCGGCCTCGGTGTCGCCGGTCGGGCAGCTTGCCAAGCTCGACAACAGCTACGACCCGAGCTACCTCGACAACTGCAGCCGGCCCACGCTGGCGCAGACCTTCCAGAGCAACGCCAACGGCGGGCGCTTCACGGCCGTCATGCTGCACCTCAAGAGCAAGGGCAGCGCGTGCGGCGCCCTGGGTGACGCCGACCAGAACGACGGTCAGGGCGCGGCCTACAGGGCCCGCGAACAGGCCGCGACCGTGCTGGGCCGCTGGCTGGCGACCAACCCCACCGGCATCCAGGAAGACGACCGCATCCTGATGGGCGACTACAACGCCTACGAGATGGAGACGCCGCTGAGCATCCTGGCGAACGCCGGCTACGGCAACCTGTTTGCCAGCAGCGCCTACTCGTACCAGTTCGACGGCCAGTGGGGCAGCCTCGACCACGCCCTGGCGAGCGCGAGCCTGAAGGCCCAGGTCACGGGCCAGACGAAGTGGCACATCAACGCCGACGAGCCGACGGTGCTGGACTACAACACCGAGTTCAAGACGGCCAACCAAATCGGCAGTTACTACGCTCCGACGCCCTTCCGGGGCAGCGACCACGACCCGGTGCTCGTGGGCCTAAACCTGACGGCGCAGGCACCCATCGCCTCGGCGACCAGCACGGCCCTGAGTGCCAGCCCGGCCAGTCTGTCGGTGACCAGCGGCGGCCCGGCGGCCAGCAGTACCGTCACGGCGAGCACCCAGAACTACTCGGGCGGCAACCTGACGGTGAGCACGGGTAACGCGGCGGGCCTGACGGTGACGGCCCCGGCCACCACGGCACCCAACGGCACCTTCACTGTGACTGTCACGGCCCCAGCGGGTACGGCGACGGGCACCTACCCCGTGACCGTGACGACGGCGGGCGACGGCGGTACGCCGAGCAGCAGCTTGACCATCAACGTGAACGTGAGCCGCCCGACGGCCGCGACGGTCAACCACCTCGTCATCAGCCAGGTCTACAGCGGCGGCGGCAACACCGGCGCGACGCTTAAAAACGATTTCGTCGAATTGTTCAACCCGACGAATGGTGCGTTGTCTACTACTGGCCTGTTCCTGCAATATGCGAGCACGACGGGGAGCTTCAACGCCACGGCCGGTAATTCCAACAACTTGGCCCTGCCGGCGGCGACCATCCAGCCGGGGGCCTATTACCTCGTGCAGATGGCCGCAGGGAATGGCGGCACCCAGAACCTGCCTACGCCGGACGCCTCCGGCAATGCGGCGATGGGCGCGGCCGGGGGCAAGGTCGCCTTGGTCAACACGCTCGGCACGCTCTCTGGACCGACCGACAACAGCGTCGTGGACTTCGTAGGCTGGGGATCGGCCAACGGATTCGAGGGATCGGGCGCTGCGCCTGCCACCAAGACGGACGCCACCATCACGACCGCCGTCCTGCGCGCCCAGAGCGGCTGCACCGACACCGACCAGAACGGCAGCGACTTCGCTGTTGCGGCGCCCAGCCCCCGCAACAGCGCCAGCCCTGTGACCATCTGTAACTGA
- a CDS encoding PqqD family protein: MWQANPDVLVTDLDGELVLMHPARSEMFSLNASGRLIWQALPQTGAALADRLAAHYGLPPEQARADVTAVLGALHDRDLARPA; this comes from the coding sequence ATGTGGCAGGCCAACCCCGACGTGCTCGTGACCGATCTGGACGGTGAACTCGTCCTGATGCATCCGGCGCGCAGCGAGATGTTCAGCCTGAACGCCTCGGGCCGCCTGATCTGGCAGGCCCTGCCGCAGACCGGAGCAGCGTTGGCCGACCGGCTCGCCGCGCACTACGGCCTGCCACCCGAACAGGCGCGTGCCGACGTGACGGCGGTGCTGGGCGCCCTGCATGACCGCGACCTGGCCCGGCCCGCTTGA